A genomic window from Flavobacterium azooxidireducens includes:
- the upp gene encoding uracil phosphoribosyltransferase, with product MHLHYISEQNSILNHFLAQIRDVSVQNDSMRFRKNIERIGEIMAYELSKTLPYIDIEVQTPLGIKKTTALEDHVVLCSILRAGLALHTGFMNIFDNAENGFVSAYRHHPNNDDYFDILVEYQAAPSFESKTLILIDPMLATGQSIVAVLNKLHLEQKPKEIHIAVVIAAPEGIAYLEKNLPANCHLWVAALDEKLNEKNYIVPGLGDAGDLAYGVKL from the coding sequence ATGCACCTTCATTATATTTCGGAACAAAACAGCATTCTAAATCATTTTTTGGCTCAAATTCGTGATGTTTCCGTGCAAAACGACAGCATGCGTTTCCGAAAAAATATTGAACGAATTGGTGAAATTATGGCCTATGAGTTGAGTAAAACGCTTCCATATATTGATATTGAAGTTCAAACTCCGCTTGGCATCAAGAAAACAACCGCTTTAGAAGATCATGTGGTTTTGTGTTCTATTTTGAGAGCCGGTTTGGCTTTGCACACCGGTTTTATGAATATTTTTGATAATGCAGAAAACGGTTTTGTATCGGCTTATCGTCATCATCCGAACAATGATGATTATTTTGATATTTTGGTGGAATATCAAGCCGCACCTTCCTTTGAAAGTAAAACATTAATTTTAATTGATCCAATGTTGGCGACCGGTCAATCGATTGTAGCGGTTTTGAATAAATTGCATTTAGAACAAAAACCGAAAGAAATTCACATTGCCGTAGTGATTGCTGCTCCTGAAGGCATTGCTTATTTAGAAAAAAATCTTCCCGCTAATTGTCATTTGTGGGTTGCGGCTTTAGATGAGAAATTAAACGAAAAAAATTACATTGTTCCCGGTTTAGGAGATGCCGGAGATTTGGCTTACGGCGTAAAGTTATAA
- a CDS encoding glycosyltransferase family 9 protein, with the protein MSPKPQHILVIRLSAMGDVAMTVPVLRALILQHPNLKLTIVSRPFFKPFFDGIPNVNFFAVDLQKRHKGFFGLLRLFSDLKKLEIDAVADLHNVLRSKVVRNLFALSGKKVAFTDKGRAEKKALTRLENKVFKPVKPMVERHVETFEKLGFSIDLVNPQFPTKVILLDEILKITGNKTQDWLGIAPFAQYQSKVYPLDLMQKVIDELAENNSIKIFLFGGGSEEIQKLKQLQNNHSNVIVLAGKLKFNQELEVISNLDVMLSMDSGNAHIAAMLGIKVITLWGATHPFAGFSPFNQPLENCLVSDREKFPLLPTSIYGNKKVEGYDDVMRSILPEKIVFSVQSLLGI; encoded by the coding sequence ATGTCTCCCAAACCGCAACATATCCTCGTCATCCGTCTCTCAGCAATGGGCGATGTAGCGATGACTGTGCCGGTTTTAAGAGCGTTGATTCTACAACATCCCAACTTAAAACTAACCATAGTTTCCCGACCGTTTTTTAAACCGTTTTTCGACGGAATTCCGAATGTAAATTTCTTTGCAGTTGATCTTCAAAAACGCCACAAAGGATTTTTCGGATTACTTCGATTATTTTCGGATTTAAAAAAATTGGAAATTGATGCGGTAGCCGATTTGCATAATGTTTTACGATCAAAAGTTGTCCGAAATTTATTCGCTTTAAGCGGAAAAAAAGTAGCATTCACAGACAAAGGGAGAGCAGAAAAAAAAGCACTAACTAGATTAGAAAACAAAGTTTTTAAACCCGTAAAACCAATGGTGGAGCGACATGTTGAAACTTTTGAAAAACTCGGTTTTTCAATTGATTTAGTTAATCCACAATTTCCAACTAAAGTAATTTTGTTAGATGAAATTCTAAAAATTACCGGGAATAAAACTCAAGATTGGCTCGGAATTGCACCATTTGCTCAATACCAAAGCAAAGTTTATCCTTTGGATTTAATGCAAAAAGTGATTGATGAATTGGCAGAAAATAATTCAATCAAAATTTTTCTTTTTGGTGGCGGAAGTGAAGAAATTCAGAAATTAAAACAACTTCAAAATAATCATTCAAACGTAATCGTCTTAGCCGGAAAATTGAAATTCAATCAAGAATTGGAAGTGATTTCTAACTTAGATGTTATGCTTTCAATGGATTCCGGAAATGCTCATATCGCTGCGATGTTGGGTATAAAAGTCATCACACTTTGGGGAGCTACTCATCCTTTTGCCGGATTTTCACCATTCAATCAACCGTTGGAAAATTGCCTTGTTTCTGATAGAGAGAAATTTCCGCTTTTACCAACATCGATATATGGAAATAAAAAAGTGGAAGGTTATGACGATGTGATGCGAAGTATTTTACCGGAAAAAATAGTGTTCAGTGTTCAGTCGTTGCTGGGAATTTAA
- a CDS encoding AMP-binding protein, which translates to MIFKNLFVKTVVSLGDKLLGANYLSSLHKWNKYDRLSESQLEKIQEENLKKILPHACSTVPYYQKCFLNKDLSELRLTDFPQLTKELLREQKENLISTKYNVSDLQKNYSSGSSGVQSFSYNEKKSRFFLQGIQSHWYLWSGYRIGDSTMQFGMSPKRVFPKNLKDLFYNIHYVNSFSLSKPDHLHLIKLLKKKKIDYLIGYPSAINQLAQTLIDTKNSHPIKGIVSLGDKLFPHFITNFKKAFDSPKIIDTYGCAEGLLMACTNDLDYYYIMSPHVCIEIVDDQGNNVKDGEMGHVLVTSLTNFAMPMIRYKLGDLAIKLPKEKYPINRKYNYPLLEKIVGRETDIVKTSNGKTLIVHSFTGIVEYFPEIKQFKITQNSLEKIEFEYITDSNFNFSDEILKKIETKINLLTENSLDIEFKKVAFIKASPSGKPQIIESNLKQKS; encoded by the coding sequence ATGATTTTTAAAAATTTATTTGTTAAAACTGTTGTTAGCTTAGGTGATAAACTTTTGGGAGCAAATTATCTATCATCTTTGCATAAGTGGAATAAATATGACCGGTTGTCTGAATCACAATTAGAAAAAATTCAAGAAGAAAATTTAAAAAAAATACTTCCTCACGCTTGTAGCACTGTTCCGTATTATCAAAAATGTTTTTTAAATAAGGATCTTTCCGAACTAAGATTGACAGACTTTCCGCAATTAACTAAAGAATTGTTAAGGGAGCAAAAAGAAAATTTAATTTCTACTAAATATAATGTTTCCGATTTACAGAAGAACTATAGTAGCGGAAGTAGCGGGGTTCAATCCTTTAGCTATAATGAGAAAAAAAGTCGTTTTTTTTTACAAGGAATTCAGAGCCATTGGTATCTATGGTCAGGATATAGAATTGGAGATTCTACTATGCAATTTGGTATGTCTCCAAAAAGGGTTTTCCCAAAAAACTTAAAAGACTTATTTTACAATATTCATTATGTAAATAGTTTTAGCTTATCTAAACCGGATCATTTGCATCTTATTAAACTATTGAAAAAGAAAAAAATCGATTACTTAATTGGATATCCTTCTGCGATAAATCAATTAGCTCAAACTTTAATCGATACTAAAAATTCGCATCCAATTAAAGGAATCGTTTCTCTGGGCGATAAACTATTTCCTCATTTTATAACTAATTTTAAAAAAGCTTTTGATTCACCCAAAATTATTGATACTTACGGATGTGCAGAAGGCTTATTGATGGCGTGCACAAATGATTTGGATTATTATTATATAATGAGCCCTCATGTTTGTATTGAAATTGTAGATGATCAAGGAAATAACGTTAAGGATGGTGAAATGGGACACGTTTTAGTCACTTCCCTTACAAATTTTGCTATGCCAATGATTCGTTATAAACTTGGTGACTTGGCTATAAAACTACCTAAAGAAAAATATCCTATTAACAGAAAGTATAATTATCCTTTATTAGAAAAAATTGTTGGAAGAGAAACAGATATTGTTAAAACATCAAACGGGAAAACCTTAATTGTTCATAGTTTTACGGGAATTGTTGAATATTTTCCCGAAATCAAACAATTCAAAATTACACAAAACTCTTTGGAAAAAATTGAATTTGAATATATTACCGATTCAAATTTTAATTTTTCAGATGAAATTTTAAAAAAGATTGAAACAAAAATCAATCTTCTCACCGAAAACAGCCTAGATATTGAATTTAAAAAAGTGGCTTTCATAAAAGCAAGCCCATCAGGAAAACCTCAAATAATTGAATCGAATTTAAAGCAAAAATCTTAA
- a CDS encoding DUF6341 family protein → MKAFFEGIQYLFVDLLFLPLDFFRELELSNWWAANTLNWLFVIICSVAIVYWIKQLKLHKANNEENQDTTAHSFFK, encoded by the coding sequence ATGAAAGCATTTTTCGAAGGAATTCAATACCTATTTGTTGATTTACTTTTTCTTCCACTTGATTTTTTCAGAGAATTAGAATTGTCAAATTGGTGGGCTGCTAATACCTTGAATTGGTTATTTGTAATCATTTGTTCGGTTGCTATTGTTTACTGGATAAAACAACTAAAATTACACAAAGCAAACAACGAAGAAAACCAAGATACAACGGCTCATTCTTTTTTTAAATAA
- a CDS encoding undecaprenyl-phosphate glucose phosphotransferase produces MVAPQKGRYSKFIRPISVFLDLLVLVLLSVFFFDELNVNDIYFGLYLIISWSIIAFFIEFYEVYRFTTPVEILSKILKQSIVFLLVVIAYFPFAKESVFSGKAIAIFMTISFILIVLLKYFLFYYLKKYRIITGSNFRNAIIIGYTQEAKNLKELFEKRNDYGYRFFGYFSDKKVNEQIKGKVTDIKNYVIENKIDEIYCSLNEITNEQLKDLVEFADENNKTIKFIPDTKQIFSKNLKIDYYEMFPVLSLQRTLLHEPATKAFKRAFDILFSLFVIVFLLSWLMPILAILIKLESKGPVFFKQGRPGLDEEEFFCYKFRSMQINHTTEREASKNDPRVTKIGRFLRKTSLDEMPQFFNVLVGDMSVVGPRPHLWSQNKAYGNKVKKYMVRHYVKPGITGLAQVKGFRGEIETDEDMINRIKFDVFYIENWSFVLDVKIIIQTVVNIFKGEEKAY; encoded by the coding sequence ATGGTAGCACCTCAAAAAGGAAGATATTCAAAATTCATTAGACCAATAAGTGTTTTTTTAGACTTATTGGTCTTAGTATTACTATCTGTCTTTTTTTTTGACGAGTTAAATGTTAATGACATTTACTTTGGATTGTACCTAATTATAAGTTGGTCTATAATCGCTTTTTTTATTGAATTTTATGAAGTCTATCGATTCACAACACCAGTTGAAATTTTATCTAAAATATTAAAGCAATCCATCGTTTTTTTGTTGGTTGTAATTGCTTATTTTCCATTTGCTAAAGAATCTGTTTTTAGCGGAAAAGCGATTGCAATTTTCATGACAATTAGCTTCATTCTAATTGTTTTATTAAAATATTTTCTTTTCTATTATCTCAAAAAATATAGAATTATTACAGGAAGTAATTTTAGAAATGCAATCATTATAGGTTATACCCAAGAAGCTAAAAACCTAAAAGAACTTTTTGAAAAGAGAAATGATTATGGATACCGCTTTTTTGGATATTTTTCTGATAAAAAGGTAAATGAGCAAATTAAAGGAAAAGTTACAGACATTAAAAATTATGTAATTGAAAACAAAATAGATGAAATTTATTGTTCATTAAACGAAATAACAAATGAACAATTAAAAGATTTAGTTGAATTTGCAGATGAAAACAACAAAACCATCAAATTTATTCCTGATACAAAACAAATTTTTTCTAAAAATTTAAAAATAGATTACTACGAAATGTTTCCGGTTCTTTCATTGCAACGAACCTTGTTGCATGAGCCAGCAACCAAAGCGTTTAAAAGAGCATTTGATATACTGTTTTCACTTTTTGTTATTGTTTTTTTACTGTCATGGTTAATGCCAATACTTGCAATTTTGATCAAATTAGAATCAAAAGGACCGGTTTTCTTTAAACAAGGAAGACCCGGTTTAGATGAAGAGGAATTTTTCTGTTATAAATTCAGATCCATGCAAATTAATCATACCACAGAAAGAGAAGCTTCTAAAAACGATCCAAGAGTGACTAAAATCGGACGTTTTTTAAGAAAAACCAGCTTAGACGAAATGCCACAATTTTTTAATGTTTTGGTTGGTGATATGTCAGTAGTTGGCCCAAGACCACATCTTTGGTCACAAAACAAAGCCTATGGCAACAAAGTAAAAAAATATATGGTTCGCCATTACGTGAAACCGGGAATTACTGGATTAGCCCAAGTGAAAGGTTTTAGAGGCGAAATTGAAACCGATGAAGACATGATTAATCGCATTAAATTTGATGTTTTTTATATCGAAAATTGGTCGTTTGTGTTAGATGTAAAAATTATTATTCAAACTGTGGTTAATATTTTTAAAGGAGAAGAAAAGGCATATTAA
- a CDS encoding glycosyltransferase family 2 protein, whose protein sequence is MNELVSIITPTYNSAKFIAETIQSVQNQTYSNWEMIIVDDGSSDETIAVVKRIQETEHRIHFIEQIQNVGPAITRNKGIEIAKGKYLTFLDADDIWFTDFIENSIKTIQKTGIPFVFSSYRRSNEQLEFVYSDFLVPQKVTYTDILKTNSISCLTAFLDVEVVGKKFMPIIHKRQDMGLWLKYLKEIPFAYGIQAPKAIYRIRKNSLSRKKSHLIKYQWQFYREVEKLSVLQSIYYMWHWMYRGFLKYRN, encoded by the coding sequence ATGAATGAGTTGGTATCCATAATAACTCCAACATATAATTCTGCGAAATTTATTGCAGAAACCATTCAGTCTGTTCAAAATCAGACCTATTCTAACTGGGAAATGATTATTGTTGACGACGGTTCTTCCGATGAAACGATAGCCGTTGTAAAAAGAATTCAAGAAACAGAGCATAGAATTCATTTCATTGAACAAATTCAAAATGTGGGTCCAGCAATCACTAGAAATAAAGGCATTGAAATAGCAAAAGGAAAATACCTAACTTTTTTAGATGCAGATGACATTTGGTTTACCGATTTTATAGAAAACAGCATTAAAACCATTCAAAAAACAGGAATACCTTTTGTTTTTTCATCCTATAGACGTTCTAATGAACAATTGGAGTTTGTATATTCTGATTTTTTAGTTCCACAAAAAGTCACCTATACCGATATTTTAAAAACAAACTCAATTAGTTGTTTAACCGCTTTTTTAGATGTTGAAGTGGTTGGGAAAAAATTTATGCCCATCATTCATAAAAGACAAGATATGGGTTTGTGGCTCAAATATTTAAAAGAAATTCCTTTTGCTTATGGAATTCAAGCCCCAAAAGCAATTTATCGAATCAGGAAGAATTCCCTTTCCAGAAAAAAATCGCATTTAATCAAATACCAGTGGCAGTTTTATAGAGAAGTAGAAAAACTTTCGGTTTTACAATCGATATATTATATGTGGCATTGGATGTACAGGGGTTTTCTTAAATATCGAAATTAA
- the purD gene encoding phosphoribosylamine--glycine ligase, with protein MTILLLGSGGREHALAWKMLQSSKCSKLFVAPGNAGTASIATNVLMQPTDFESIKKFVLEEQVEMVVVGPEDPLVAGIFDFFKNDDDLKSIPVIGPSKEGAKLEGSKEYAKEFLIKHKIPTAAYDSFTASTVEKGCKFLETLSPPYVLKADGLAAGKGVVILNDLEEAKTELRNMLVHQKFGNASSKVVIEEFLDGIELSCFVLTDGKNYKILPTAKDYKRIGEGDTGLNTGGMGAVSPVPFADAVLMEKIETRIVKPTIEGLQKDGIEYKGFVFIGLINVKGEPMVIEYNVRMGDPETEVVMPRIKSDLVELFLAVANEKLDEVSLEIDSRSATTIMVVSGGYPEDFEKGKIITGIENVQDSIVFHAGTKLDNGNIVSNGGRVLAITSYGNDFKEAIKKSYQSIEKLHFDKMYYRKDIGFDL; from the coding sequence ATGACAATTTTACTTCTTGGTTCAGGCGGTCGCGAACATGCGTTGGCTTGGAAAATGCTTCAAAGTTCAAAATGCTCCAAACTATTTGTAGCTCCCGGAAATGCCGGAACAGCTTCAATTGCGACGAATGTTTTAATGCAACCAACCGATTTTGAATCGATTAAAAAGTTTGTTTTAGAGGAACAAGTTGAAATGGTTGTCGTTGGACCCGAAGATCCACTCGTAGCAGGCATTTTCGATTTTTTTAAAAATGATGACGATTTAAAATCAATTCCGGTGATTGGTCCGTCAAAAGAGGGAGCAAAATTGGAAGGAAGTAAAGAATATGCTAAAGAATTTCTAATCAAACATAAAATACCAACGGCAGCTTATGATAGTTTTACAGCTTCAACAGTTGAAAAAGGATGTAAATTTTTAGAAACGTTGTCGCCACCGTATGTTCTAAAAGCAGATGGTTTAGCGGCCGGAAAAGGTGTTGTGATTTTAAATGATTTAGAAGAAGCAAAAACCGAATTGCGAAATATGCTTGTGCATCAAAAATTTGGAAATGCCAGTTCAAAAGTGGTTATCGAAGAATTTTTAGATGGAATTGAATTGAGTTGCTTCGTTTTAACCGATGGAAAAAATTATAAAATTCTTCCCACAGCCAAAGATTACAAACGAATTGGAGAAGGCGATACAGGATTGAATACAGGCGGAATGGGAGCTGTTTCGCCCGTTCCTTTTGCAGACGCTGTGTTGATGGAAAAAATCGAAACACGCATCGTTAAACCAACAATCGAAGGTCTTCAAAAAGACGGAATTGAATACAAAGGTTTTGTGTTCATCGGTTTAATCAATGTGAAAGGCGAACCAATGGTGATTGAATACAATGTTCGAATGGGCGATCCGGAAACCGAAGTGGTTATGCCAAGAATTAAATCAGATTTAGTTGAATTGTTTTTGGCTGTAGCCAATGAAAAATTAGACGAAGTTTCACTTGAAATCGATTCTAGAAGTGCCACAACAATTATGGTCGTTTCAGGCGGTTATCCCGAAGATTTTGAAAAAGGAAAAATAATTACCGGAATTGAAAATGTACAAGATTCGATTGTTTTTCATGCCGGAACAAAGCTTGACAATGGAAATATCGTTTCAAACGGAGGTCGTGTTCTTGCCATAACTTCCTACGGAAATGACTTTAAAGAAGCCATAAAAAAATCTTACCAAAGTATAGAAAAACTACATTTTGATAAGATGTATTATAGAAAAGATATTGGCTTTGATCTTTAA
- the darG gene encoding type II toxin-antitoxin system antitoxin DNA ADP-ribosyl glycohydrolase DarG produces the protein MIYYKIGNILESDAQALVNTVNTQGVMGKGIALQFKNTFPLNYKTYQEVCKKGDFKIGDLLVVDDNGLISGKKTIINFPTKTSWRKPSEYSFIEKGLDQLINKIEEHNIKSIAIPPLGSGNGGLNWEIVKKMIEDKLSNLPIDIFIYEPNSQIKEVLKSERVQLTDARAMLLFMLYDLVSNGEFVSEFSCEKICYFLQRFGAKDYFKLEYKPNFYGPYSGKVKYVINYLNGSYIMGYSSMDKKPFEPLQLVPDGIEKVNEYVSSKPELLKIVLETKQFLDGFYSDFALELLSTVDYISTKEETFNLNDIKKYMTNWSERKRTLFSNDRFLSISINHLKTAKFV, from the coding sequence ATGATATATTATAAGATTGGAAATATTTTAGAAAGTGATGCCCAAGCATTAGTTAATACTGTCAACACGCAAGGAGTGATGGGTAAGGGTATTGCTTTACAATTCAAAAATACTTTTCCTTTAAATTATAAAACATATCAAGAGGTTTGTAAAAAAGGTGATTTTAAGATAGGTGATTTATTGGTTGTAGATGATAATGGATTAATATCAGGAAAAAAAACTATAATTAATTTTCCAACTAAAACTTCATGGAGAAAGCCATCTGAATATAGTTTTATAGAGAAAGGCCTCGATCAACTTATAAACAAAATAGAAGAACATAATATCAAGTCTATTGCTATTCCTCCTTTAGGAAGTGGTAATGGTGGGTTGAATTGGGAAATCGTAAAGAAAATGATTGAAGACAAACTTTCCAATCTGCCAATCGACATATTTATATATGAGCCCAACTCTCAAATTAAAGAGGTTTTAAAAAGCGAAAGAGTTCAACTAACTGATGCTAGAGCCATGTTGCTTTTTATGCTTTATGATTTAGTTAGTAATGGAGAGTTTGTTTCTGAATTTTCATGTGAAAAAATATGCTATTTTCTCCAAAGATTCGGTGCCAAAGATTATTTCAAGTTAGAATATAAGCCAAACTTTTATGGTCCATATTCCGGAAAAGTTAAATACGTCATTAATTATTTAAATGGAAGCTACATAATGGGCTATAGTTCGATGGATAAAAAACCATTTGAACCTCTGCAATTAGTTCCCGATGGTATAGAAAAAGTGAATGAATATGTTTCTTCCAAACCAGAATTACTAAAAATAGTATTAGAAACGAAGCAGTTTTTAGATGGTTTTTATTCTGATTTTGCTCTTGAACTCTTATCAACGGTTGATTATATTTCTACAAAAGAAGAAACATTCAATTTAAACGATATTAAAAAATATATGACTAATTGGAGTGAAAGAAAACGTACATTATTTTCTAATGATCGATTTTTAAGCATTTCAATTAATCACCTTAAGACAGCAAAATTTGTTTAA
- the darT gene encoding type II toxin-antitoxin system toxin DNA ADP-ribosyl transferase DarT, with translation MTHVDNIPHILQHGITHRNSINANPNYISIGDGSLIDNRSSTNINVTNGSENVSESITIGDFIPFYFGIRTPMLYIIQNGYKGVKRQNPDDIIYCVTSVQQIIISNNLFYFTDGHANSKKGFTLIYDDKKINEIESLIDFKAAYNKNWKDDTDLDLKRRKEAEFLVKNDVPNNSILGYICFSDVSKNKLIKMEIEETKIVVKPNYYF, from the coding sequence ATGACTCATGTTGATAATATTCCACATATATTACAACATGGTATAACGCATCGTAATTCAATCAATGCAAATCCAAATTATATTTCAATTGGAGATGGTAGTTTAATTGATAATCGAAGTTCTACAAATATTAATGTAACTAATGGTTCTGAGAATGTAAGTGAATCAATAACAATTGGCGATTTCATTCCTTTCTATTTTGGTATAAGAACCCCAATGTTATACATCATTCAAAACGGTTATAAAGGAGTTAAAAGACAAAATCCCGATGATATAATTTATTGTGTAACTAGTGTTCAGCAAATTATAATAAGTAATAATTTATTTTATTTTACAGATGGACACGCGAATAGTAAAAAAGGTTTCACTTTAATTTATGACGATAAAAAAATTAATGAAATTGAAAGTTTAATTGATTTTAAGGCAGCATATAATAAAAACTGGAAAGATGACACTGATTTGGATTTGAAAAGACGAAAAGAGGCAGAGTTTCTGGTTAAAAATGATGTACCTAACAATTCTATTTTAGGTTATATCTGCTTCAGTGATGTTTCAAAAAATAAACTTATTAAAATGGAAATCGAGGAGACAAAGATTGTTGTAAAACCTAATTATTATTTTTGA
- a CDS encoding UDP-glucuronic acid decarboxylase family protein, whose amino-acid sequence MKRILITGAAGFLGSHLCDRFIAEGYYVIGMDNLITGDLKNIQHLFKEKNFEFYHHDVTKFVFVPGKLDYILHFASPASPIDYLKIPIQTLKVGSLGTHNLLGLARVKKARILIASTSEIYGDPLVHPQTEEYYGNVNTIGPRGVYDEAKRFQESITMAYHTFHGLETRIVRIFNTYGPRMRLNDGRVIPAFIGQALRGEDLTIFGDGMQTRSFCYVDDQVEGIYRLLLSDYNLPVNIGNPDEITIKDFAEEIIKLTGTTQKVVYHPLPINDPLQRQPDITKAKELLGWEPKVSRSEGMKITYDYFKTLSTDELLKEEHKDFSGFIH is encoded by the coding sequence TGCAGAAGGATATTATGTTATCGGAATGGATAATCTAATCACCGGAGATTTAAAAAACATTCAACATTTATTTAAAGAGAAGAACTTCGAATTCTATCACCACGATGTTACAAAATTTGTATTTGTTCCAGGGAAATTAGATTATATTCTTCATTTTGCATCGCCTGCCAGTCCAATTGATTATTTAAAAATTCCTATTCAAACCCTAAAAGTAGGTTCATTAGGAACCCATAATTTGTTGGGATTGGCTAGAGTAAAAAAAGCTCGAATTTTAATTGCTTCTACATCTGAAATTTATGGAGATCCTCTGGTTCATCCACAAACAGAGGAATATTACGGCAATGTAAACACCATTGGGCCACGTGGGGTTTATGATGAAGCAAAACGTTTTCAAGAATCAATTACCATGGCCTACCACACTTTTCATGGTTTAGAAACTAGAATTGTTCGAATTTTTAATACATATGGTCCGCGAATGCGATTAAATGATGGACGCGTAATTCCCGCATTTATCGGTCAAGCGTTACGCGGAGAAGACCTAACTATTTTTGGCGACGGAATGCAAACACGCTCTTTCTGCTATGTAGACGATCAAGTGGAAGGAATTTACAGATTACTTTTATCAGACTATAATTTACCGGTAAACATTGGTAATCCAGACGAAATAACCATCAAAGATTTTGCCGAAGAAATTATAAAACTTACCGGAACTACTCAAAAAGTAGTTTACCATCCATTACCTATAAACGATCCGCTACAAAGACAACCGGATATTACAAAAGCAAAAGAATTATTAGGTTGGGAACCAAAAGTTTCAAGATCAGAGGGGATGAAAATAACCTATGATTATTTTAAAACACTTTCTACAGATGAACTTTTAAAAGAAGAACACAAAGACTTCTCAGGATTCATTCATTAA
- a CDS encoding DUF4254 domain-containing protein: protein MFSQLAFSVFEQSIADYHVHDNVYQPVNNPYPKDKIEHLLYAKNWVDTVQWHFEDIIRDPQIDPVAALDLKRKIDASNQVRTDMVEYIDSYFLQKYSSVSVKPEAKINTESPAWAIDRLSILALKIYHMSEEANRIEASAEHRAKCQEKLNILLEQKSDMFSSIDQLLKDIESGDKFMKVYKQMKMYNDEELNPVLYQNKK, encoded by the coding sequence ATGTTTTCACAACTTGCCTTTTCTGTTTTCGAACAAAGCATTGCCGATTATCACGTGCATGACAATGTATATCAACCGGTTAACAATCCTTATCCAAAGGATAAAATAGAGCATTTATTGTATGCAAAAAATTGGGTTGACACCGTGCAATGGCATTTTGAAGATATCATCCGCGATCCGCAAATTGATCCGGTAGCTGCATTAGACTTAAAAAGGAAAATTGACGCGTCCAATCAAGTTCGCACCGATATGGTGGAATATATTGATAGTTATTTTCTTCAAAAATACAGTTCTGTTTCGGTTAAACCGGAAGCAAAAATTAACACCGAAAGTCCGGCTTGGGCAATCGATCGTCTTTCTATTTTGGCTTTAAAAATTTATCACATGAGCGAAGAAGCCAATAGAATCGAAGCTTCTGCCGAACACAGAGCCAAATGTCAAGAAAAATTAAACATTTTATTGGAACAAAAAAGCGATATGTTTTCGTCCATTGACCAATTGTTGAAAGACATTGAAAGCGGTGATAAATTTATGAAAGTGTACAAACAAATGAAAATGTACAATGATGAAGAATTGAATCCGGTGTTGTATCAGAATAAGAAGTAA